The Clostridium sp. AWRP genome has a window encoding:
- a CDS encoding phage major capsid protein codes for MAVTMASADQILKIVYRELLANQLNIETDPLYNAIESSTEGVTGKEVRVAAPFGVNGGIGAGAEVGPLPKSNGNQYQQFVSTLKNLYGTLSISDKSIKATSNNEGAFITLLESEIEGLKKTAKFNLSRMLYGDGVGIIATAKGAVTSQLTIPIDGYKYLIEGLTIDILSASTHAPVTNGAGRRILNVNRGATPSITLDTDGGNVTLEGTEIITVQQSYNMEIIGLKEIFKNTGALYGVDRSANYWMVPYMQSSIGAISDVKIQAAIDYLDEVAGSKVNFLLCSSGVKRAYQAYMESTKRNVNTLNLSGGFTALSYNNQPLVSSKFAPTGTLKLLDTTKFTQYNMGDWDWLQGTMGAILTQVAGTPLWGATLVKYCELICKHPGGQAELSGVTES; via the coding sequence TAACAATGGCAAGTGCAGATCAAATATTAAAAATTGTATATAGAGAATTATTAGCTAATCAGTTAAACATAGAAACAGATCCATTATATAATGCGATAGAGAGTTCAACAGAGGGTGTGACAGGTAAGGAAGTTAGGGTTGCAGCACCATTTGGTGTAAATGGTGGTATAGGTGCAGGTGCAGAAGTTGGACCATTACCAAAGTCCAATGGAAATCAATATCAGCAATTTGTATCTACTCTAAAGAATCTCTATGGCACACTTTCAATTTCAGATAAATCCATAAAGGCAACTTCAAATAATGAAGGTGCCTTTATAACTTTACTCGAATCAGAAATTGAAGGGTTAAAGAAAACAGCAAAGTTCAACCTTTCAAGGATGTTATACGGTGATGGAGTAGGAATTATAGCTACAGCAAAAGGGGCAGTTACATCTCAGTTAACAATACCGATAGATGGTTATAAATATTTAATTGAGGGACTAACAATTGATATATTAAGTGCTTCAACTCATGCACCTGTAACAAATGGTGCAGGAAGAAGAATCCTAAATGTAAATAGAGGTGCTACACCTTCTATAACCTTAGATACAGATGGTGGCAATGTAACTTTAGAAGGAACAGAAATAATTACTGTTCAGCAATCTTATAATATGGAAATAATAGGACTGAAAGAAATATTTAAAAATACAGGTGCGCTATATGGAGTGGATAGGTCAGCTAACTACTGGATGGTTCCTTATATGCAATCTAGTATTGGTGCTATTTCGGATGTTAAAATACAGGCTGCAATTGATTATTTAGATGAAGTTGCAGGTTCAAAGGTTAATTTCCTATTGTGTTCAAGTGGTGTAAAAAGGGCATATCAGGCATACATGGAATCCACTAAGAGGAACGTTAATACGTTAAATTTATCTGGAGGTTTTACAGCTCTAAGCTATAATAACCAGCCCTTAGTTTCAAGTAAATTTGCCCCTACAGGTACATTAAAGTTGTTAGATACAACTAAGTTTACACAGTATAATATGGGAGATTGGGATTGGCTGCAAGGTACTATGGGTGCAATACTTACACAAGTAGCTGGAACTCCATTATGGGGAGCTACACTCGTTAAATATTGTGAGTTGATTTGTAAGCATCCTGGAGGTCAAGCAGAATTAAGCGGAGTAACTGAATCATAA
- a CDS encoding DUF6273 domain-containing protein: MSQAISNLEVGNKIKLGKYQVESETEEPITWIVADKNHTGYPANSVTLVAENIIDLRGVDGAEAGNSNSMRASHGSNRYRTSNLRQWLNSSGAASGWFTAQNLTDGTTDTNNHDASPIDANFCNGNDEACPTGYDTKKGFLNSFSANELSSILNTDLTVVKSSATDGGGSEVVTDKVFLLSNTEVGLADEGGIAEGSELALFSALSAYKTAPLTQAAISNTKATGIPSPMTGSWEWWLRTPKTDPFIVNFIAPDGSLSANYANTGSIGVRPSLNINDTTLVSDDVDSDGAYTLEIPTGTPQTVTIYTKRIVEVSSGTSNKISNLSVGDKIKLGKYQVESETEEPIVWVVADKNHTGYPANSVTLVAEKVIDLRGFDGKEAGNQYGGRSNYGSNRYRTSNLRQWLNSSGAASEWFTPQNLEDGTTDGTTYANGYDASPIDDNFSKDSKACPTGYDTKKGFLNSFSSNELKSILDTDLKVVKNMATDGGSSEVVTDKVFLLSNTEVGLANENSIAEGNILALFNTESNRPSGLTQAAILNTKSIDKPNIEDPNVEPWDWWLRTPDYSTPYLCREVHYDGSLAENYANTGSFGVRPALNISDAALVSNTKDSDGAYTLAVPSGIDTKRIVTVPGIPQSVTTDTKREIANSLKVSTDSKREITNSEGTKADTKRILKSIQTIAADIKRKVIELNTSTFDTLRRSENSISISIDTERKVRPAQTINIDTKRKIKEIQITRVDTKRINQFIQNFRIDTKRISLFVNFQNKAVKKYDIQMDLMYAVTNDLIKVTQNDFGAVVFNITIASNGESVNLVGNSINIIIDNKNNVGVCTIVDAVNGVVQYKLTQKDTATLGVHQFALELITADSRVTTEKAKYTVIEDLNS; this comes from the coding sequence TTGTCTCAGGCAATAAGCAATTTAGAAGTTGGTAATAAAATTAAGTTAGGTAAATACCAGGTTGAATCTGAAACAGAAGAACCTATAACATGGATAGTTGCAGATAAAAACCATACTGGGTATCCTGCAAATTCAGTAACATTAGTAGCAGAAAATATAATTGATTTAAGAGGAGTTGACGGAGCAGAAGCCGGAAACTCAAATAGTATGAGGGCAAGTCATGGTAGCAACAGATATAGAACATCAAATTTAAGACAATGGCTAAATTCTAGTGGCGCAGCAAGTGGATGGTTTACAGCACAAAACTTAACAGATGGTACTACAGACACTAATAATCATGATGCTTCACCAATTGATGCAAATTTTTGTAATGGAAATGATGAGGCTTGCCCAACAGGGTATGACACTAAAAAAGGATTTTTAAATAGTTTTAGTGCAAATGAATTAAGTAGTATATTAAATACTGATCTTACAGTTGTAAAAAGTTCGGCAACTGATGGTGGAGGTAGTGAAGTTGTAACTGATAAAGTATTTTTATTGTCTAATACAGAAGTTGGATTAGCAGATGAAGGTGGCATTGCAGAAGGAAGCGAGTTGGCTTTATTTAGTGCATTATCAGCTTATAAGACAGCTCCTCTTACACAAGCAGCAATTTCAAATACTAAAGCTACTGGTATACCTTCCCCAATGACAGGCTCTTGGGAGTGGTGGTTAAGAACTCCTAAAACTGATCCCTTTATAGTTAATTTTATTGCTCCAGATGGTTCTCTTTCTGCAAATTATGCTAATACTGGCTCTATTGGAGTTAGACCTTCTTTAAACATAAATGATACTACTTTAGTATCTGATGATGTAGATTCTGATGGGGCGTACACATTAGAAATTCCTACAGGAACGCCTCAGACTGTTACAATATATACTAAAAGAATAGTAGAAGTTTCTTCAGGAACGTCTAATAAAATAAGTAATTTATCAGTTGGCGATAAAATTAAGTTAGGTAAATATCAGGTTGAATCTGAAACAGAAGAACCTATCGTATGGGTAGTTGCAGATAAGAACCATACTGGGTATCCTGCAAATTCAGTAACATTGGTAGCAGAAAAGGTAATTGATTTAAGAGGATTTGATGGGAAAGAAGCCGGAAACCAATATGGCGGTAGGTCAAATTATGGTAGTAACAGATATAGAACATCAAATTTAAGACAATGGTTAAATTCTAGCGGTGCAGCAAGTGAATGGTTTACACCACAGAATTTAGAAGATGGTACTACAGACGGTACTACATATGCTAATGGTTATGATGCTTCACCAATTGATGATAATTTTTCCAAAGATAGTAAAGCTTGCCCAACAGGATATGATACTAAAAAAGGATTTTTAAATTCATTTAGTTCAAACGAATTGAAAAGTATATTAGATACGGACCTTAAAGTTGTAAAAAATATGGCAACTGATGGAGGCAGTAGCGAAGTTGTAACTGATAAAGTATTTTTATTGTCTAATACAGAGGTTGGATTAGCAAATGAAAATAGTATTGCAGAAGGAAACATACTAGCTTTATTTAATACAGAATCTAATAGGCCATCCGGTCTTACACAAGCAGCAATTTTAAATACTAAATCTATTGATAAACCTAATATAGAAGATCCAAATGTAGAACCTTGGGATTGGTGGTTAAGAACTCCAGATTATTCTACTCCTTATTTGTGTAGGGAGGTTCATTATGATGGTTCTCTTGCTGAAAATTATGCTAATACCGGTAGTTTTGGAGTTCGTCCTGCTTTAAATATAAGTGATGCTGCTTTAGTATCTAACACTAAGGATTCTGATGGTGCATATACATTAGCGGTTCCTTCAGGAATAGATACTAAGAGAATAGTAACTGTTCCAGGAATACCTCAGAGTGTTACAACAGATACTAAAAGAGAAATAGCTAACTCATTAAAAGTATCCACTGATTCTAAAAGAGAAATTACAAATAGTGAAGGTACAAAGGCAGACACTAAAAGGATTTTAAAATCTATTCAAACAATTGCAGCAGATATTAAAAGAAAAGTCATAGAGTTAAATACAAGTACATTTGACACATTAAGAAGGTCTGAAAATTCAATATCAATATCAATTGATACAGAAAGAAAAGTACGCCCAGCACAAACTATTAACATAGATACTAAAAGAAAAATTAAAGAAATTCAAATTACGCGTGTAGATACCAAAAGAATTAATCAGTTTATTCAAAATTTTAGAATAGATACCAAGAGAATATCTTTATTTGTTAATTTTCAAAATAAGGCTGTTAAAAAATATGATATTCAAATGGATTTAATGTATGCTGTTACTAATGATCTTATTAAAGTAACACAAAATGACTTCGGGGCAGTTGTTTTTAATATTACTATAGCTTCAAATGGTGAAAGCGTTAATTTAGTAGGAAATTCAATAAATATTATTATTGATAATAAAAACAATGTTGGCGTTTGTACAATAGTAGATGCCGTAAATGGTGTAGTCCAATACAAACTAACACAAAAAGATACGGCCACATTAGGTGTACATCAATTCGCCTTAGAACTAATTACAGCAGATAGCAGAGTTACAACTGAAAAAGCAAAATATACAGTAATAGAAGATTTAAATTCATAA